The Pseudodesulfovibrio hydrargyri genome segment CTTGAGGAGCTTTTCCCGAATCTTGGCCGGATCAACCGGCGAATTCCCGTCTATCATGCGTCTCCCTTCCTTTTGGGTAACTTTTCCACGTGTCTCCCTTGTGCATGGACGAAGCCACCGCGTCAACCCCATGAAAACGCAGCGACCATCGTGGCGAGGCGTTATAAATGTCTTACTTATCAATCTAATGGCGTGGACATAAAAAGTGTGACAGCGTATGTAATACGGGTATGGGCACCCAGGAAAGAAAATCCGATAAGGGAGTAGGGATATGAGCAAGAGCGCCATCGATACCGGGATCCTCCTGGAGACGGGAACCAACGAACTCGAAATACTCGAGTTCTACATCAACGAGATCCGCGAAGAAGGGAAGGAACCCGTTCCCAACTTTTTCGGCATCAACGTGGCCAAGGTCATGCAGGTCATCGAGACCCCCAACCTCGAACCGCCCGAGTCGGCGCCTCATCCCTCGTTCATGGGGACCATCCCCCTGCGCGACCTCATCCTCCCGGTGCTGGACCTGTCCGTCTGGCTCGAGCTGGACATGCCCAAGACCGAGCGGGACATCGTCATCGTCACCGAGTTCAGCAAATCCGTGACCGGCTTCCTGGTCTCGGGCGTGACCGAGATCCACCGCGTGGGCTGGGGCGAGGTCATCCCGCCGTCGAGCATCATCTCCACCAACACGGACGCCATCGTCGGCCTCATCGACAAGGGCGACTACTTCGTCCAGCTCCTGGACCTGGAGACCATTCTCTCCCAGTTCGAGCCCGACGACGGCTTGGAGATGGCCGTGTCCGCCAACGAATACAAGATTCTGGTGGCCGACGACTCGGCCACCATCCGGGCCATGATCAAGGCCAACCTGACCGAGGCCAACCTCAAGCCGATCATCACCAACAACGGCGACGAGGCCCTGCGCACGGTCATGGAGTTCAAGAACAAGGCCGAGGCCGAGGGCAAGGACATCACCGAGTACCTGGACCTGGTCATTTCCGACATCGAGATGCCGCTCATGGACGGATTCAGCCTGACCAAGAACATTAAACAGGATCCGGTATTGCGAAAGCTTCCGGTCATACTGTACTCTTCCATCATAACGAACGAACTGCGGCACAAGGGCGAGTCGGTGGGCGCGGACATGCAGATATCCAAGCCCGACCTGCACACCATCCCGCAGGTGGCGCTTGAACTCATCGAAGGTGGTGCGGATTGATCCAGCGTGGGGACGAAGTCCTCGAAGTATTTCTCGAAGAGACAACTGACCGGCTCGATTCCATCGAGTCGGGTCT includes the following:
- a CDS encoding chemotaxis protein; translation: MSKSAIDTGILLETGTNELEILEFYINEIREEGKEPVPNFFGINVAKVMQVIETPNLEPPESAPHPSFMGTIPLRDLILPVLDLSVWLELDMPKTERDIVIVTEFSKSVTGFLVSGVTEIHRVGWGEVIPPSSIISTNTDAIVGLIDKGDYFVQLLDLETILSQFEPDDGLEMAVSANEYKILVADDSATIRAMIKANLTEANLKPIITNNGDEALRTVMEFKNKAEAEGKDITEYLDLVISDIEMPLMDGFSLTKNIKQDPVLRKLPVILYSSIITNELRHKGESVGADMQISKPDLHTIPQVALELIEGGAD